Below is a genomic region from Maridesulfovibrio ferrireducens.
ATAGAACTTTTTGAACCGGTAATAGATTCGAATATCGCCGGGGCGGGGTGCGTTGCTGCCGGAGGCTCCGAAAAGGATGATTTACCTTGTTCAGTTCCTCCTCCTTCATTTTTTAAAGATGACCTAGTCCTTGATGATCTTAATCTTGCTAAAAATAGAGTTTTAACTAGAAACAGCAGTCCTTTGTTTACTGATGTTTATAACCTTCTACGAACTCAGATTTTACAAAGGACAAAGGAAAAAGGACATAACGTGCTGATGGTGACCAGCGCTATGCCCGGAGAAGGGAAAACGATTACTTCAATCAATTTAGCAATCAGTATAGCTCGTAAAATTGATCAGTTTGCACTTTTGGTAGATATAGATATGAGAAATCCTTCTATTCATAAATATTTAGGAATAGAAGTAGAGCGTGGTCTGACAGATTATCTTTTACATGATGTCCCAATTCCTGATCTTTTGATTAAGCCGGGGGTTAATAAATTGTCGTTTCTTCCAGCAGGTGAGCCTCTCAGCGATCCTGCTGAGGTTCTTGGTGCTTCCAGACTTCAGGAACTGATTGTTGAAATGAAAGAACGTTATCCTGACCGATATATTATTTTAGATTGTCCGGACTTACTGAATGCTCAGGATGCTCTTGTCTTATCGAGTTATGTTGACGGGATTATTTTTGTGGTCGAGGCGGGAAAAACCTCTCGTGAGCAGATTCAAAAGTCCATGACTCTTTTAGAAGGACGTAATGTTGTCGGGGTTGTTTTGAATAAAACAGGCAAAGAAAGCCTTGATGTTAACTAGGTGAAGAGTAGCCAGACTGTTTAATGAAATGTGAGATGTTTTTTTTGAGCCGGAAGATTTTAATCTTCCGGCTTTTTTATATTGAATCAGCTTGAATGCAATTGTT
It encodes:
- a CDS encoding polysaccharide biosynthesis tyrosine autokinase, with product MSKLLKAVEKAKRNRRIEEEQSWIAKGDSHIELFEPVIDSNIAGAGCVAAGGSEKDDLPCSVPPPSFFKDDLVLDDLNLAKNRVLTRNSSPLFTDVYNLLRTQILQRTKEKGHNVLMVTSAMPGEGKTITSINLAISIARKIDQFALLVDIDMRNPSIHKYLGIEVERGLTDYLLHDVPIPDLLIKPGVNKLSFLPAGEPLSDPAEVLGASRLQELIVEMKERYPDRYIILDCPDLLNAQDALVLSSYVDGIIFVVEAGKTSREQIQKSMTLLEGRNVVGVVLNKTGKESLDVN